Below is a window of Diaminobutyricibacter sp. McL0608 DNA.
GCATTCCAGCAGCGGCGCAAGATGCTGCGCCAGGCGCTCTCGACGCTGTTCGGAGACTCGGCGACCGCATCCGCGATCCTCGAGAAGGCGGGCGTCGAGCCGACCGAGCGCGGCGAGCAGCTGACCGTCGAGGACTTCATCGCGATCGCGCGCGCGGCCTGACCGCGGCGAGGGCTGTAGGTTGGATGCATGACCTCCGAGGCCTCGCTCCACATGGTGCACGCCAGGGCACCGGGCAAGATCAACGTGTTTCTCCGGGTCGGGGCGGTCATGGCCGATGGGTACCACGACGTGGCGACGGCATATCAGGCGGTGTCCCTCTATGAAGACGTGCGCGCCTATCCGGCTGACGATTTCTCGGTCGCCTTCGGCGGCCCGATCGACTGTTCCGGGCTGCCGACCGACGGCAACAACCTGGCCATCAAGGCGGCGCGGATGCTCGCGCGCAAGACCGACTACCGCGGTGGCGTGCACCTCGAGATCGAGAAGCACGTTCCGATCGCCGGCGGAATGGGCGGCGGTTCGGCCGACGCGGCGGCGACCCTTCTCGCCTGCGATGCCCTCTGGGGCACCGACTGCACCAAAGACGAGTTGCTCGCGCTCGCGTCCCGTCTGGGCGCCGATGTCCCGTTCGCCCTCATCGGGGGAACCGCGATCGGCACCGGCCGCGGCGATCGCCTCAGTCCCGCCCTCGCCAAGGGACAGTTCCACTGGGTGCTCGTGCTTCCCGAAGAGGGGATGAGCACGCCCACGGTGTACAGCGAACTCGACCGCCATCGGGAGCGTCACTCCCAGGACATCTTCCCGGCGCAGAAGCAGCCGACCGTCGACGCGAACGTGTTGCAGGCCCTGCGGGCGGGAGACCCACGCATGCTCGCCGAGTCGCTGGTCAACGACCTTCAGGCGCCCGCGATCCATCTTGCGCCGCACATCGGCGAGATCATCGAGCTCGGCGAGATGAACGGTGCGCTCGCCGGAATCGTCTCGGGTTCGGGCCCGACGGTCGCGTTCCTCACCGCGGACCTCGACAGTGCGCTCGACCTGCAGATCGCGCTCA
It encodes the following:
- a CDS encoding 4-(cytidine 5'-diphospho)-2-C-methyl-D-erythritol kinase; the protein is MTSEASLHMVHARAPGKINVFLRVGAVMADGYHDVATAYQAVSLYEDVRAYPADDFSVAFGGPIDCSGLPTDGNNLAIKAARMLARKTDYRGGVHLEIEKHVPIAGGMGGGSADAAATLLACDALWGTDCTKDELLALASRLGADVPFALIGGTAIGTGRGDRLSPALAKGQFHWVLVLPEEGMSTPTVYSELDRHRERHSQDIFPAQKQPTVDANVLQALRAGDPRMLAESLVNDLQAPAIHLAPHIGEIIELGEMNGALAGIVSGSGPTVAFLTADLDSALDLQIALSASRHTAVRATAPVHGARLLSD